The genomic DNA CGCGGTGGAGGACACGTGCAGCGAGCCGCCCTGCATCTCGGCCAGGCGCCGGGCCAGGGGCAGCCCCAGCCCCGTGCCCACGCCGGGGTCGCCCAGCTGCACGAAGTCGTCGAAGATGCGCTCCAGGTCGGCGGGGGGAATGCCCTCGCCCTGGTCAGCCACCTCGACGAAGACGCCGCCCTCGCAGCGCCCCCCGCGTACCGTTACGGGATGGCCGTGGCCGAACTTGACGGCGTTGGAAAGCAGGTTCAGCAGGATCTGCCGCACGCGGCGCGCATCGCCGGTCACCGGCAGGGGCCGCTCGTCGAACGACACCGACAGCTCGCACCCGTGCTCCAGCGCGAGCGGCCGGACGACGGAGACGGCGCCCTCCACCACCGCGGCGGCCTCCATGTCCTCCACGCGCGTTTCCAGCTTGCCGGCCTCGAGCTTGGCCAGGTCCAGCAGGTCGTTGATCAGGTCCAGCAGGTGGCGGGCGGCGTGCTGCGAGCGGTCCACCGCCTCGCGCTGCCCGTCTGACAGGGGATCGTAGACGCCGGAGAGGAGAAGGTCGTTGTACAGCATCACCGCGCTGACCGGAGTGCGCAGCTCGTGGCTGATCATGGCGTAGAAGCGGTCGCGCGCCGTGATGGCCTGCTCGCGCTCGCGCTCGGCGTGCACGCGGCGGGTGATGTCGATCCCTACGCCCAACACCGCGGGGCGGCCGTCCAGCTCGGTGCGCCTGCCGTGCACCTCCAGGTACAGCAGCGACCCGTCGTGGCGCCGGCCGCGGAAGCGGTAGTGCATGGCCTCGACCTCGCCGCCCAGGCGGCGGCGGATGTTCTCGGCCACCAGGCCGCGGTCTTCCTCCGCCACCAGGTCCAGGAACGGGCGCGGGGTGTCCAGCCAGCCGGGGGGAAGGCCAAAGATGGCCGCCAGGCGCGGGTTTCCGTAGCGGAGAAGTCCGTCCTGGATCACGTACAGGCCCACGAGCGACTGCTCCACCATCACGCGGAACAGGTCATCCGCGCCGGCCAGGGCGGCGGCGGGGCCGGGCGGGGCGCCGGAAAGGGGGTCGTACGGGAGGTCCGGAGAGGTGGGCATGGGGGCGCGGCGGCGGGGGGCGGCGCGGTGGGGGCCTGCCAATGTTGCGGTCCGCGCCAGCACGGCGCAAGAGATTGGCGAGGCAGGGCCGTGCGGCCCGGGACGCACGGCGCGGCCCTCGCCGTTCTTGACACCGGCGCGCGCCGCCGTAACCTACGGGCCATGCACAGCGAACCCACCTACACGCCGGTCGTCGAGGACTACCTCAAGGCCGTCTGGATGCTGCAGCAGGTGGAGTCGCCGGTCTCCACCTCGCGCATCGCGGAGCGGCTGGGGCTGACGGCGGCGGCGGTGACGGCCATGGTCAAGCGGCTGGCCGAGCACCAGCTGCTTCGCCACGAGCCGTACTACGGGGTGCGGCTGACGGCGGCGGGCGAGATGGCGGCGCTCCGGATCATCCGCCGCCATCGCGTGCTGGAGCTGTTCCTGGTGGAAAAGCTGGGCTACGAGTGGGACCGGGTGCACGACGAGGCCGAGCGGCTGGAGCACGCGGCCAGCGACGAGCTGATCGAGCGGCTGGCGCGGCTGCTGGGCGAGCCCGAGCGCGATCCGCACGGCGCGGCCATCCCCAGCGCCACGGGCGAGGTGGACCTG from Longimicrobium sp. includes the following:
- a CDS encoding PAS domain-containing sensor histidine kinase — translated: MPTSPDLPYDPLSGAPPGPAAALAGADDLFRVMVEQSLVGLYVIQDGLLRYGNPRLAAIFGLPPGWLDTPRPFLDLVAEEDRGLVAENIRRRLGGEVEAMHYRFRGRRHDGSLLYLEVHGRRTELDGRPAVLGVGIDITRRVHAEREREQAITARDRFYAMISHELRTPVSAVMLYNDLLLSGVYDPLSDGQREAVDRSQHAARHLLDLINDLLDLAKLEAGKLETRVEDMEAAAVVEGAVSVVRPLALEHGCELSVSFDERPLPVTGDARRVRQILLNLLSNAVKFGHGHPVTVRGGRCEGGVFVEVADQGEGIPPADLERIFDDFVQLGDPGVGTGLGLPLARRLAEMQGGSLHVSSTAGRGSTFRLELPAAVPPMAPSTGFSSSPSSAILR
- a CDS encoding metal-dependent transcriptional regulator, producing the protein MHSEPTYTPVVEDYLKAVWMLQQVESPVSTSRIAERLGLTAAAVTAMVKRLAEHQLLRHEPYYGVRLTAAGEMAALRIIRRHRVLELFLVEKLGYEWDRVHDEAERLEHAASDELIERLARLLGEPERDPHGAAIPSATGEVDLNPYAALGDLAPGDTRRVLEVQVQEPEQLRYLGSLNLKPGAQVQVVEKSPFEGPVSLSVNGERAVISHSLAQRIRVRPAEEQPN